The window CACGCGTCGAGGGCCGGGTGTCGATCGAACGCATCCTCGACCGGATGGGCGACATCGCCATCGACGAAGAGCTGCACGGCCCTCCCGGGGACCGCCGCTACAACTACGAGCCGACGTTCATCCTGCGTGGGCTGACCGACATCAACATCACCTTCACCCCGATTCGATAGTCGGCGAAGCGATTTGCGCACGGTGACCGCGACGGCGTTCTAAACTCCGAAAATGGTGTTCTGCAAAACGCTTCCGCTTCTGGCTGCCCCGGTGGCGGGTCTGCTCACGGCGAGCGCCGTGATGGCCGGCGGTACCGCCGCGGCACAGCCGCAGATGCATCACGTCAAGTACACGGTCGGCGCCAGCCAGGACGTCGTGAACGCGGAGATCTACTACCGCGAGAAGGATCCGCCGAACTGGGCCGAGTACAGCCACAACCCGTATCTGTACACCCCGAACCAGGAAGCGACACTGGGCCCCAACAAGCCCTGGGTGTTCGAGACGTGGCTGGCAGACCCCAATCAGTGGTCGATGGTCGTCGTGGGCCTGCCCACCGAGACGACACCACCGCTCGCCGAGCCGGGATTCGTGTGCGAACTGCGCGTCGACGACGTCGTCGTCGCCACCGATTCGGGCCTGCGGGGCGCGCTCTGCTCGCAGCGCCCCTGGTAGTCCGCTACTGGTAGTCCGCTACTGCGGAGGCGGATTCCCGCCGCCCACCGAGGCGTCGCCGCGCTCCCAGTAGGAACGGTTGTCCTTCGCAATACAGGTCAGGAACAGACCGTCCGGCGCTTGCGCGACCTCACCGTCGAGTGCCGGGCACAGGTCACCGACGTTCTTGACGCCGTGCATCTCCGGTGAACGGAACCATCGCGGTTCGTAGCGCCGCGGTGAGCCACAGAACACCAGGCGACCCCAGTCGGTCACGCCGAACGCGTAGTACGTGGTGTTCGCGCAGTACGAACCCAGGACGACGTTGGGCTGGATTCCGGGTGTGCAGTTGGGATAGTTGCACTCCCCTCCGGGCGGCGGCGGTGGCGGGAGTGCCGCTGCCGGCGCAGCCGTGATCAGAGCCGGAGCCGCCAGAGCAGCAGCAAGCGCCACGACGAGGGATCGCATTGGCACATTTTCCCATGCGGCGGAACGAAATTCTCGCTTTTGAAGAGCACAACTCCAGGCGACGATAGGCTGGACCCCATGGGTGCAACACGGGTGATCGGCGGCATCGCGGCGACAGCAGTCACCGCCCTCGCGAGTGTGGGCATCGCACCGGTGGCCCAGGCCCAGGACTGGGGTGTCGACATCAGCGGCACCTGGAGCGTGTACTCCGACGGCGCCTGGGCCAGGACCAACGAGGTGAAGATCAAGGAGAAATCGGTCCTGGAGACCTGGACGGTGTCGACCACCTGCGTCAGTCCCATCGAGTGCAGCGGTGTGGTCAAGAGCAGCCTGGGCTGGGAAGGCACGGCACGGCTGGACGACTTCTGGTTCATCGAGCACGTCGTCCCGAACTGGATGCCCTGCCCGAACGGCACTTTCGCGACCGGCTACCAGAAGTTCATCCTGTGGGGCATGGACACCGTCAAGGAGCGACGGATCACGAAGTTCATCAAGACCTTCGCCGGACGCAACGTCACCAAGAGCGACAGCGGCGCCTGTGGCGTCAACAAGTCGAAGGTGATCGAACTGCCGGTCCGGATGGACAAGCTCTCCTAATCGGTTCGGGCCCAATCAGTTCGGGCCCTCACAGCACGAAACCCCCACCGCGGTGCGGAAGGGGTCCCGTCCTGTATGTCCTCACATCGGCAGCAGGTCCTTCCAGCTCTTCGGCGTCCCACCCGGTGTCACGTTGCTGATCTGGTGCATCGCGCCGTCAGGCGACAGGTACTGCCCGGTGTTCGGATCGTAGGCCGCGGTGGCGACCGACGGACCACCGGATGCATTGCCGCCGAACGCACTCGGCGCGGCCGGGACCGCCCCTCCCGGAGGCGCGGGGACAGCCTGATTCGGCAGCAGCGGACCCTGACCCGGCGGTAGGACCGCGGGCGGCGCCGGTGGGACGAACAGCGGCTGCGACGGGGCCGGCGCGACGCCGGGCGCCGGCGGTCCCGGGGGCCCCACCGGGAACGGCGGGGTTCCGGGCTCGGACACCGGCGGCGTCCCGGCTCGCTGTGCTCCCGGCGGTAACGGCGTGCCCTGCACCGGCGCGTGGATGCGCTCGTCACCGGAGACCCGGTCGTCGATCGGAACGCCCTGCGCGACGAGATTCGGGTCGAACGGGTAGGGGCCGAGAAGGTGCTGACGGATGGCCGTCGGCACGAAACCGCGCGGGTCGTTGCACAGTTCGACTGTGGGAGCGCGCTTTCCGGGATGTTCCAGGCAAGGATAGTTGCGCGCGCCGCGGACGTTCATCGGCGAGTCCTGCGGAAGCTTGCAGTACAGGCCGTCCGGGGTGTCGATGGTGGTCTCGTCCTCAGGTGACCGCCATTGCGACGACGGCAGGAACCCGACCGAGCACGGGTTCGGATCGCTGATCGTCAGCGCGAAGTCGCCCATCGGCAGACCCGTGGGGCTGTTCTGCGGCAGGCCGAACGACTGCTGGGCGGCGATGATGCCGGGGAACAGCACGAGAAGCTGTTCGAGCGCCGGGTTGTAGGTCAACAACGTCTGCCCCACCGTGCTCATGTTCGCAAGCAGGATGGGCAGTGTCGGCTTGATCTGATTCAGAAGCGAACTCACCTCCTGGGCGAACCCGGGGCCCTGCTGCAGCAGCGCCCGCACCTGCGGGTCGTTCTGCACCACCTGCGCCGAGATACCGTTCAGGCTGCGCGCCCACGTCCGGATGGCGTCGGTGGTCTCGGCTTGCGATTCCAGCAGCGGTCCACTGTCGTCGATGAGTGCGCGGGTCTGCTCGGAGATCCCGTTCATGTCCTCGGCGAGGGTGGTGGCCGAATCGAGCAGCGACCCGAACTCGGGACCGGCCCCGTTGAACGCCTTGAACGTCTCGTCGAGCAGATCGGGGATCCGGTCCTTCGGCAGGCTGCCCACCAACGCGCTCATCTGATCGAGCATCGGGCCGAC is drawn from Mycolicibacterium gilvum and contains these coding sequences:
- a CDS encoding MCE family protein, with the protein product MLTRFVRNQLIIFTIASIVGVAVMIFSYMQVPTLLGIGRLAVTLELPASGGLYRFSNVTYRGVQVGKVTEVNLTENGAEAILSLDTSPEIPADLRAEVRSVSAVGEQYVELLPQTDQGPFLEDGSRIPVSNTTIPQQVGPMLDQMSALVGSLPKDRIPDLLDETFKAFNGAGPEFGSLLDSATTLAEDMNGISEQTRALIDDSGPLLESQAETTDAIRTWARSLNGISAQVVQNDPQVRALLQQGPGFAQEVSSLLNQIKPTLPILLANMSTVGQTLLTYNPALEQLLVLFPGIIAAQQSFGLPQNSPTGLPMGDFALTISDPNPCSVGFLPSSQWRSPEDETTIDTPDGLYCKLPQDSPMNVRGARNYPCLEHPGKRAPTVELCNDPRGFVPTAIRQHLLGPYPFDPNLVAQGVPIDDRVSGDERIHAPVQGTPLPPGAQRAGTPPVSEPGTPPFPVGPPGPPAPGVAPAPSQPLFVPPAPPAVLPPGQGPLLPNQAVPAPPGGAVPAAPSAFGGNASGGPSVATAAYDPNTGQYLSPDGAMHQISNVTPGGTPKSWKDLLPM